Part of the Microbacterium sp. Clip185 genome is shown below.
CGCGGTCGAGTACGGGTACTGATCGCTCGTCGTGTAGCCGTCGACGATCCACACCACGCGACCGTCCACGACGCTCGGATACGGGTCGGAGTCGAGGGTCAGGTAGGGCGCCGCCTTCTGCACGCGCACCGCGGGGTCACGGTCGTAGAGGATCTGCGACTTCTCGTTGATCGAGTCGGAGAAGACGATCTGCTCCGACTGGAACTTCAGTGCGTAGATCAGGCGGTTGAACATGTTGCCGATGGACGGACCGCCGTCACCGTCGAAGGTGGTGCGGGTGTCGTTGCCGCCGTCGCTCGCCGACGGGTAGTCGAGCTCGATGGGCGTCGTGCCCTCGGGCGCGCCCACGATGGAGTAGGCGGGCGAGTTCTCACCGAAGTAGATGCGCGGCTCGTACTTCTCGTCGGTCAGGAACCCGGATGCGGGGATGCTGCCCTCGATGAAGACGGGATCGCCATCGGTCGTGCGCTCGTTGCCCTTGGCCACCACGAGTCCGTAGCCGTGCGTGTAGACCAGCGTGGAGTTCTGCCAGGATCCCGCGTCGCCGAGCCCGGCCGTGTTCACCTCGCGGACCGAGACCACGGTGTCCTGCGTCTGACCGTCGATCTTGTAGCGGTCCACGTCGAGCGGGTCCTCGAAGCGGTAGTACGGACGGTACTGCTGCAGCTGGCGCACGGTCGGCTGGATGATCGCCGGGTCCATGATGCGGATGGATGCGGTCGTCTCGGCGTCGGAGCGCAGCTGGCCGGGCTCGGCGTCGGTCTTCGCGTCGTACGCGGTCGTCTCGAGACCCTCGATGTTGAACGCGGTCTTGGTCGCCTCGAGGTTCCGCTCGAAGTAAGGCATCTCGAGCGTGCGCTGGTTGGGGCGCACCTGGACGGTGTTGAGGATCCACGGGTAGGCCACACCCACCACGAGAGACGTGACCACCAGCAGCGCGGTCGCGATCAGCGGGTAGCGCCACCGGCCGATGACGGCAGTGACGAAGAACAGCACGGCGACGAACGCGGCCACGATCGAGAGGATCGTGAGGCCGGGGATGGTCGCGTTGACGGTCGTGTAGCTCGCGCCCGTGATCCGGTCGCCCGCCTGCGTGAGAGTGCCGAAGCGGTCGAGGAACAGGCTCACGCCCTGCAGCAGCAAGTAGAGGCCGGCGATGATCGCGAGCTGGATGCGGGCGGGCTTGGAGATCCGCAGCTCACGCTGCCCGATGCGCACCGAACCGTAGAGGTACGAGACGAGGGCGGTGACCAACAGCGCCACCAGCACGACCGCCGAGGCGAAGCCCACGGCCCCCTGGTAGAAGGGCAGCGCGAACAGGTAGAAACCGGTGTCCATGCCGAACTGCGGGTCGGCGGTGTCGGTGTGCACGCCGCCCAGCCAGAGCGCCGCCGTCTCCCACTGCGCCGAGGTCGCGAAGCCCGCGAAGAAGCCGAAGAAGACCGGGATCCCCCACATGGCGAGCCGACGCAGCGGCTCGACGACCTCCTGGTAGCGATCGAGCTGGGAGCTCAGACGCACGTAGACGGGGCGCAGCCGGTAGGCGAGCTGGATCGTGACCCAGATCGGGATGGCCATTCCGAGGAAGCCGACGACAAACATCGCGGCACGCCAGAGCCACTGCGTGGTCAGGACCGACGAGTAGCCGAGCTGGTCGTACCAGAGCCAGTCGGCGTACAGGCTCGCGAAGAGGAAGAACCCCACCGCGAGCGCCGCGATGACGGCAAGCGAGATGGCGATCACCCGCCGGGATCTATTGACAGGGACGGGCGTCGGCGCTGCGGTCGAAGTCACCCCCTCATCCTACGAGGGGCATACGCCAGCGGTCGCCGTGAGCCCGCTATGCACGGCGATCGGTCAGGTGCAGGTGGGAAGCGCGTCCAGGTCGCCGCCGGACGAGATCGCATCCAGCACGTCGACGGCGTCATCGAGCGTGGACACCGAGAACACGCGCAGGCCGTCGGGAACGTGCCCCACGACCTCGTCGCAGTTGGTCTCGGGCGCGAGGAAGTACTGGGCGCCAGCGTCGTGAGCTCCCCAGAGCTTCTGACGGATGCCGCCGATGGGCCCCACCTCGCCGTCGGCCGTGATGGTGCCGGTACCGGCGACCTGCGCGCCTCCGTTGAGCTCGCCCGGCGTGAGCTGATCGATCATTCCGAGGGCGAACATCATGCCCGCCGACGGTCCGCCGACGTTGTTGAGCTGCACCTGCACGTCGAAGGGGAAGGTGTAGGAGACGGTCAGGGTGATGCCGATCTGCCAGATGCCCGCGGCGTCGCCCGTGCCCTCCTGCGGTGTGACCGTGACGTTCTCCTGGGCGCCGCCGCGGTCGACGAGGATCTGGACGGGCGCGCCCGCGCCCTCGTTGATGACGCGGCGCAGCCCCTCGGCCGTCGTGACGGCCGTGCCGTTCGCCTGGAGCACGCGATCCCCCGCCTGGAGCTGACCGCTCGCGGGCGACCCGTCGGCCACGGCCGTGACCTGCAGCTGCGGGTTCACGTCGTACCCGAGATGGGTGAGGGCCGCCGCGGTGGCGTCGGCCTGCGAGTCCACCATCATCGCGGTGTTCTGCTCCGACCGTTGCTCGCTGGTCTGACCCGTCGGGAAGATCTGCTCCATCGGGACGACCGCCTTGGTCGGATCGAACCATGCGACCGCTGCATCCAGCCAGGACAACCGCTGCTCCGGTGAGCCGATGACCTGCACGGTCAACAGGTCCAGGGATCCCTCGGTCGGGTACGTCTCGGCGCCGTCGATCGCGATCAACGGCACGTCCTTGCCGTCGGCGTCGGTGACCTTGCCGAGGGTGTTGTAGACGGGGCCTGGCCGCTCGATCACGTAAGGGCTCGGCAGGAACGACATCGTCAGCAGTGCCAGCAGGGCGACCATCAGCGCCCAGATGCCGGCCACCGTGCCCCGCGGCATGCGTCGACGCGGCGGCTCGGGCACGAGGGCGCCCGGGGTCTCGAACAATGTCACTGTGCCTCTTCCGTCGGCCGTTCGCGGCCGGCGTACGGCGAAGTCGTGCTCGCCCGGCTGTGCGATGTATCCCTGCGACTAGCGTAGAACGGGACGTTATCCCCCGGCTGAAAGGCGCCTGACGTGGCAGACGAGGACGACCGGAGCCCCGAAGACCAGTTCCAGGAGCTGCTGCGCCAGCTTTTCGGAGCGGACGGTCTCGACCCGGAGCAGCTGCGACAGCTCCAGCAGATGGGCATCGACCCCGCGATGATGCAGCAGATGATGGGCCAGATGCAGCGTGCGTTCACGAGCTCCGACGGCTCGATCGCGTGGGATGCCGCCGAGCGGCAGGCTCTGCACATCGCGAACCAGAGCGACCTCGGCGTGGCGGCAGGCTCGCGCAGCGACCTCGACCAGGCGTTCTCGCTCGCCACCCTGTGGCTGGGCGAGGCGACGACCATCTCCGAGCTCGCCGAGACCCCCCGTGCGCTGACCCGCGGGGCGTGGGTGGAGGCGACGATGCCGGTCTGGCGCGAGCTCGCCGAGCCGGTCGCCACCAGCATCGCCGACGCGCTCACGGCGACGCTCGCCGAGCAGGCCCCCGAGGAGATGCAGTCCATGCTCCAGGGGGCAGGACGCATGATGCGCTCGATAGGCGGCTCGCTGTTCGCGACCCAGCTGGGCCAGGTCGTCGGACGACTCTCGATGGAGGTCGTCAGCGGAGGCGACGTGGGACTTCCCGTCATGCCCGCCGGCGCCGCCGCGATCCTGCCGCAGAACTTCGCCGACTTCGGCCAGGGACTGGAGATCCCCGAGGACCAGCTCGCGCTGTACGTCGCCACCCGCGAGCTCGCCCACGCCCGCCTCTTCCGCCACGCCCGCTGGCTGCGCCTGGATGTGATCGCGCAGGTGACCGAATTCGCCCGCGGCATCCACGTCGACACGAGCCGGCTCGAGGAACTCGCTGAGCGGTTCGATCCCAGCCAGCCCGAGGAGCTGCGCCAGGCACTCGAGAGCGGCGCCCTGCTGCCCGAGCGCACCGAGCAGCAGGACCTCGCCCTCACGCGCCTGGAGACCCTCCTCGCGCTCATCGAAGGCTGGGTCGACATCGTGACGGCCGACGCGACCCACCGGTTGCCCAGCGCCGACCGCATCGCGGAGGTCGTCCGTCGCCGTCGCGCGGTCGGCGGCCCCGCCGAGAAGGCACTGGGCTCCCTCGTCGGCCTCGAGCTGCGTCCGCGCCGGATGCGGGAGGCCGCCGCGATGTGGCGAAAGGTCACGGATGCCGTCGGCGTCGCCGGCCGCGACGCCCTCTGGGATTACCCGGACCTGCTGCCAGGTGCCACCGACATCGACGACCCGACGGCGCTCATCGAGCGCCTCTCCGCGCGCGCCCGTGGAGAGGCTCCGGAGCGCGACGCGATGGACGAGGCCCTGGAACAGCTGCTCGCAGAAGAAGAAGGCGGAGAGGGACCCGAGGGTCCGCGTCCCGTCTGATCTCTCCTCCCCAACCGGCCCCCGAACGGGCCCGACCATGTGGACAACGACGGCGTCGGTGCCGGCGGGAACAGAATCGGGGCATGCTCCGACTCGATCCCGCCTACCCGCCGGTCTGGCGCGACGAGCGCACGCTGCAGTTCGGAGGCGAGGCGCGCGCCGTGATCGCCGAGGCCGAGCCGTGGCACGAGTGGCTCGTGCACGCGCTTCGCACGGGCGTGAGCGCCAACGATGCGATCACGCTCGCCGCCTCGCTCGGGGCAGACCGCGCGGCGGTCGCGGGCATGCTGGCACAGCTCGCGCCCGTGCTGTGCTCGGACGCTCCCCGCACGCGCGTGGGCTTCGAGGTGTCCGACGCGATCGACGGTGCCGTCGCCGTCGCGGTGATCCGACTGCTCGACACGTCGGTGGAGCTCGTGAGCGATCCCGACGAGGACTG
Proteins encoded:
- a CDS encoding zinc-dependent metalloprotease codes for the protein MADEDDRSPEDQFQELLRQLFGADGLDPEQLRQLQQMGIDPAMMQQMMGQMQRAFTSSDGSIAWDAAERQALHIANQSDLGVAAGSRSDLDQAFSLATLWLGEATTISELAETPRALTRGAWVEATMPVWRELAEPVATSIADALTATLAEQAPEEMQSMLQGAGRMMRSIGGSLFATQLGQVVGRLSMEVVSGGDVGLPVMPAGAAAILPQNFADFGQGLEIPEDQLALYVATRELAHARLFRHARWLRLDVIAQVTEFARGIHVDTSRLEELAERFDPSQPEELRQALESGALLPERTEQQDLALTRLETLLALIEGWVDIVTADATHRLPSADRIAEVVRRRRAVGGPAEKALGSLVGLELRPRRMREAAAMWRKVTDAVGVAGRDALWDYPDLLPGATDIDDPTALIERLSARARGEAPERDAMDEALEQLLAEEEGGEGPEGPRPV
- a CDS encoding YlbL family protein encodes the protein MTLFETPGALVPEPPRRRMPRGTVAGIWALMVALLALLTMSFLPSPYVIERPGPVYNTLGKVTDADGKDVPLIAIDGAETYPTEGSLDLLTVQVIGSPEQRLSWLDAAVAWFDPTKAVVPMEQIFPTGQTSEQRSEQNTAMMVDSQADATAAALTHLGYDVNPQLQVTAVADGSPASGQLQAGDRVLQANGTAVTTAEGLRRVINEGAGAPVQILVDRGGAQENVTVTPQEGTGDAAGIWQIGITLTVSYTFPFDVQVQLNNVGGPSAGMMFALGMIDQLTPGELNGGAQVAGTGTITADGEVGPIGGIRQKLWGAHDAGAQYFLAPETNCDEVVGHVPDGLRVFSVSTLDDAVDVLDAISSGGDLDALPTCT
- a CDS encoding UPF0182 family membrane protein, translating into MTSTAAPTPVPVNRSRRVIAISLAVIAALAVGFFLFASLYADWLWYDQLGYSSVLTTQWLWRAAMFVVGFLGMAIPIWVTIQLAYRLRPVYVRLSSQLDRYQEVVEPLRRLAMWGIPVFFGFFAGFATSAQWETAALWLGGVHTDTADPQFGMDTGFYLFALPFYQGAVGFASAVVLVALLVTALVSYLYGSVRIGQRELRISKPARIQLAIIAGLYLLLQGVSLFLDRFGTLTQAGDRITGASYTTVNATIPGLTILSIVAAFVAVLFFVTAVIGRWRYPLIATALLVVTSLVVGVAYPWILNTVQVRPNQRTLEMPYFERNLEATKTAFNIEGLETTAYDAKTDAEPGQLRSDAETTASIRIMDPAIIQPTVRQLQQYRPYYRFEDPLDVDRYKIDGQTQDTVVSVREVNTAGLGDAGSWQNSTLVYTHGYGLVVAKGNERTTDGDPVFIEGSIPASGFLTDEKYEPRIYFGENSPAYSIVGAPEGTTPIELDYPSASDGGNDTRTTFDGDGGPSIGNMFNRLIYALKFQSEQIVFSDSINEKSQILYDRDPAVRVQKAAPYLTLDSDPYPSVVDGRVVWIVDGYTTSDQYPYSTATSMSQAIEDANNPTPRVALDNVNYIRNSVKATVDAYDGKVTLYAWDDTDPLLKAWQNVFPTTIKPVSDMSADLMSHVRYPTDLFKVQRAMLGEYHVDTAQSLYERDNAWSTPADPQNSDVNQPPYYLSMKMPGQDEPSYSMFTSFIPQSTGTESRNVLMGYLSVDSDAGDQAGVKSADYGKLRLLEITAGATIPGPGQVQNTFNSDPGISAQINILKQGQSNVINGNLLTLPVGGGLLYVQPVFVQASSGTQLPQLQKVLVAFGTEVAFEDTLNDALNKLFGGDSGANAGDQDVAPDPGTTPSPEQTGGSGGSSGGSTGSPDYQAALQDARQALLDRDAALKAGDWTKYGEADSRLTAAVDKLIQLGG